Proteins from a genomic interval of Stenotrophomonas maltophilia R551-3:
- a CDS encoding DUF2145 domain-containing protein, which produces MDRFSRLPRAALLIASLLATAPARANSTECRERYPSVAAQAAMLDVAWTTAERLDALPDVDVVVAARGGQDLSRYGLRHSHLAFLVREDNGRWRAMHLLNRCKTDSSQLYHEGLGNFVGESGGHTDLRIGVPSAPLRAALKAMLVSPSIQPKALHETRYNVVAYPFATDYQNSNQWVLEVLAAAMAQAEGAPAIVKREQAQQWLRQQKYQPSVLHIGLGKRVGARLFVANATTTDHPAGERISGNYSVVTVESVFDFLHQRSQLQQELVIPHVPVAGAAAATP; this is translated from the coding sequence ATGGATCGTTTCTCCCGCCTGCCGCGCGCCGCGCTGCTGATCGCCAGCCTGCTGGCGACCGCACCGGCCCGGGCCAACAGCACCGAATGCCGCGAGCGCTACCCGAGCGTGGCCGCGCAGGCGGCGATGCTGGACGTGGCCTGGACCACCGCTGAGCGCCTGGACGCGCTGCCCGATGTGGACGTGGTGGTGGCCGCGCGCGGTGGCCAGGACCTGAGTCGCTACGGCCTGCGCCACAGCCACCTGGCCTTCCTGGTGCGTGAGGACAATGGCCGCTGGCGCGCGATGCACCTGCTCAACCGCTGCAAGACCGACAGCTCGCAGCTGTACCACGAAGGGCTGGGCAACTTCGTCGGCGAGAGCGGAGGCCATACCGACCTGCGCATCGGCGTGCCCTCGGCGCCGCTGCGTGCCGCGTTGAAAGCGATGCTGGTGTCGCCGTCGATCCAGCCGAAGGCACTGCACGAAACCAGATACAACGTGGTTGCCTACCCGTTCGCCACCGACTACCAGAACTCCAACCAGTGGGTGCTGGAAGTGCTGGCCGCGGCGATGGCACAGGCCGAAGGCGCGCCGGCCATCGTCAAGCGCGAACAGGCGCAGCAGTGGCTGCGCCAGCAGAAGTACCAACCCAGCGTGCTGCATATCGGCCTCGGCAAGCGCGTGGGTGCGCGCCTGTTCGTGGCCAACGCCACCACCACTGACCATCCGGCCGGCGAACGCATCTCCGGCAACTATTCGGTGGTGACGGTGGAATCGGTGTTCGATTTCCTGCACCAGCGCAGCCAGCTGCAGCAGGAACTGGTGATCCCTCACGTGCCGGTAGCTGGTGCTGCCGCCGCCACGCCCTGA
- a CDS encoding mitochondrial fission ELM1 family protein: protein MPQVKRSSAPWTVTDGRAGNVRQAVALASALRQGTHRPLVLQPRAPWRWLSPRRLPGDVNGYGEAFASLAAEPPALAIGCGRQAAGALRVLRARGSQVVQILDPRISARHWDMVVVPEHDALRGSNVLTLLGSLNPVDDDWLAWGRAAFASFSTLPGPRTALLVGGPTPLAPWDETAMVGVFQALADQIRAEGGSLLATTSRRTPPALAEILRATFADLPHVIWGDGGDGTNPYGGLLGWANRVVVSPDSVNLLSEACATRMPVMVALADTAQGRLARFQQQLRERGRLQAHWLDWQYDRIEPLRETARVAAEVKLRLALR from the coding sequence ATGCCACAGGTGAAACGATCGAGTGCGCCCTGGACGGTCACGGACGGCCGTGCGGGCAATGTCCGCCAGGCGGTCGCGCTGGCCTCTGCGCTGCGCCAGGGCACCCATCGGCCGCTGGTCCTGCAGCCCCGTGCGCCCTGGCGCTGGCTCTCGCCGCGGCGCCTGCCGGGCGATGTGAACGGCTACGGCGAGGCGTTCGCGTCGCTGGCCGCGGAGCCTCCCGCCCTGGCGATCGGCTGTGGCCGTCAGGCCGCCGGCGCCCTGCGCGTGCTGCGTGCACGTGGCAGCCAGGTGGTGCAGATCCTCGACCCGCGCATCAGCGCCCGCCACTGGGACATGGTGGTGGTGCCCGAACACGATGCCCTGCGTGGCAGCAATGTGCTGACCCTGCTCGGCAGCCTCAATCCGGTGGACGACGACTGGCTGGCCTGGGGCCGTGCCGCGTTCGCCAGCTTCAGCACCCTGCCCGGCCCGCGCACCGCGTTGCTGGTGGGTGGACCGACACCGCTGGCTCCGTGGGATGAGACGGCGATGGTGGGCGTGTTCCAGGCGTTGGCCGATCAGATTCGCGCTGAGGGCGGCAGCCTGCTGGCGACCACCTCGCGACGCACGCCGCCGGCCTTGGCCGAGATCCTGCGCGCGACGTTCGCCGATCTGCCGCATGTGATCTGGGGCGATGGCGGCGACGGAACCAATCCCTATGGCGGCCTGCTCGGCTGGGCCAACCGCGTGGTGGTCTCGCCCGATTCGGTGAACCTGCTTTCTGAAGCCTGCGCCACGCGCATGCCGGTGATGGTGGCGCTGGCCGATACCGCGCAGGGGCGGCTGGCACGCTTTCAGCAGCAGCTGCGCGAGCGCGGGCGGCTGCAGGCGCACTGGCTGGACTGGCAGTACGACCGCATCGAACCGCTGCGCGAGACCGCGCGGGTGGCGGCGGAGGTGAAGCTGCGTTTGGCATTGAGGTAG
- a CDS encoding malonic semialdehyde reductase, translated as MSHALDAAALDQLFRTARTQNGFLDKPVPASLLQELYDLVKWGPTAANTTPARFVFVTSKEAKAKLAPALSEGNHDKTMAAPVTVIIGFDLDFHEKLPYLFPHTDAKAWFDGPQEGRHEAAIRNGSLQGAYLILAARALGLDAGPMSGFDAAKVDEAFFAGTSIKSNFLVNLGYGDSAGLFPRLPRLSFDEAARIA; from the coding sequence ATGTCCCACGCGCTCGACGCTGCTGCCCTCGATCAGTTGTTCCGCACCGCCCGCACCCAGAATGGCTTCCTCGACAAGCCGGTGCCGGCCAGCCTGCTGCAGGAACTGTACGACCTGGTGAAGTGGGGCCCGACTGCGGCCAACACCACGCCGGCCCGCTTCGTCTTCGTCACCTCGAAGGAAGCCAAGGCCAAGCTGGCCCCGGCCCTGTCCGAAGGCAACCACGACAAGACGATGGCCGCCCCGGTCACCGTCATCATCGGCTTCGACCTGGACTTCCACGAGAAGCTGCCGTACCTGTTCCCGCACACCGATGCCAAGGCCTGGTTCGACGGCCCGCAGGAAGGCCGCCACGAAGCCGCCATCCGCAACGGCAGCCTGCAGGGCGCCTACCTGATCCTGGCCGCACGCGCGCTGGGCCTGGATGCCGGCCCGATGTCCGGCTTCGATGCGGCCAAGGTGGATGAAGCCTTCTTCGCCGGCACCTCCATCAAGTCGAATTTCCTGGTCAACCTGGGTTACGGTGACTCGGCGGGCCTGTTCCCGCGTCTGCCGCGCCTGTCGTTCGACGAAGCGGCGCGCATCGCGTAA
- a CDS encoding YceI family protein produces the protein MSATRKLLLPLALTLAIAACSKPADTAAPAADAAAPATTEQAATPAADAAAAAPAAEAIQIASGTYKLDPTHTDVLAQWSHFGFSNPSAHFGNVEGTLVYNAEDVTKSTVEVKLPLSGLNSFTAKFDEHLKSADFFDAAKFADATFKSTKVEAAGTNKLTVTGDLTIKGITKPVTLDVTVNGGGEHPMAKVPAAGFDATTTLKRSDFGVGAYAPNVSDEVKIRITTEATGEKPAA, from the coding sequence ATGAGCGCCACCCGTAAACTGCTGCTGCCGCTGGCCCTGACCCTGGCCATCGCCGCCTGCTCCAAGCCGGCCGACACCGCTGCCCCGGCGGCTGACGCCGCCGCCCCGGCCACCACCGAACAGGCTGCCACCCCGGCTGCCGATGCTGCCGCCGCCGCGCCGGCCGCCGAAGCGATCCAGATCGCCTCGGGCACCTACAAGCTGGACCCGACCCACACCGACGTGCTGGCCCAGTGGAGCCACTTCGGCTTCTCCAACCCGAGCGCGCACTTCGGCAACGTCGAAGGCACCCTGGTGTACAACGCCGAAGACGTGACCAAGTCCACCGTGGAAGTGAAGCTGCCGTTGAGCGGCCTGAACAGCTTCACCGCCAAGTTCGACGAGCACCTGAAGAGCGCCGACTTCTTCGACGCCGCCAAGTTCGCCGATGCCACCTTCAAGAGCACCAAGGTGGAAGCGGCCGGCACCAACAAGCTGACCGTCACCGGCGACCTGACCATCAAGGGCATCACCAAGCCGGTCACCCTGGACGTGACCGTCAACGGCGGCGGCGAGCACCCGATGGCCAAGGTTCCGGCCGCCGGCTTCGATGCCACCACCACCCTGAAGCGCAGCGATTTCGGCGTCGGCGCGTATGCCCCGAACGTCAGCGATGAAGTGAAGATCCGCATCACCACCGAAGCCACCGGCGAAAAGCCGGCGGCTTGA
- a CDS encoding IS481-like element ISStma3 family transposase, with protein MNNHKNARLTPFSRALLVRRILHEGLRPEEAAQACGVSVRTAYKWLARFRQFGAPGLENRSSRPHQTPHATPAPVVEQIKEHRRKRQTYLTISKALGVGHSTISRLMRAHGLNRLCRLDPPKEVIRYEYDQPGGLLHLDIKKLGNFQRPGHRTDAKRRGNAAGGGWGYVHVAIDDHSRVAFSSVHPNEQGETACQALLGALEYYASLGITFKRILTDNGACYRSTAFAKLLKSLGIKHIRTKPYTPRTNGKAERFIQTSLREWAYACEYASSDQRNSVLNQWLHHYNWHRPHMAIGGQPPISRVRLNNVVGLHN; from the coding sequence ATGAACAATCATAAAAATGCCCGTTTGACGCCGTTTAGTCGAGCGCTTCTGGTCCGCCGCATCCTCCACGAGGGCCTACGCCCGGAAGAAGCAGCTCAAGCGTGTGGCGTAAGTGTGCGTACGGCCTACAAGTGGCTGGCCCGATTCCGCCAGTTCGGGGCACCGGGCCTGGAAAACCGCAGCTCACGGCCTCACCAGACGCCGCATGCCACACCTGCTCCGGTAGTCGAGCAAATCAAGGAGCACCGCCGTAAGCGGCAGACCTACCTGACCATCTCCAAGGCGCTGGGGGTCGGCCACAGTACGATTTCAAGGCTGATGCGCGCCCACGGCCTCAATCGGTTGTGTCGGCTTGATCCGCCCAAGGAGGTCATCCGATACGAATACGATCAGCCCGGAGGGCTGCTGCATCTGGACATCAAGAAGCTGGGCAACTTCCAGCGGCCAGGGCACAGAACCGATGCCAAGCGCAGGGGAAACGCCGCCGGCGGTGGCTGGGGCTACGTCCACGTGGCCATCGACGATCACTCCCGGGTCGCCTTCAGCAGCGTCCACCCCAACGAACAGGGCGAAACCGCTTGTCAGGCGTTGCTGGGCGCTCTGGAGTACTACGCCAGCCTGGGAATCACCTTCAAGCGGATCCTGACCGACAACGGTGCCTGCTATCGCTCTACCGCCTTTGCCAAGCTGCTCAAATCCCTTGGGATCAAGCACATCAGAACCAAGCCCTACACGCCGCGGACCAATGGCAAAGCCGAGCGCTTCATCCAGACCAGCCTGCGCGAGTGGGCTTACGCCTGCGAGTACGCATCCTCGGACCAGCGCAATTCCGTGTTGAACCAATGGCTGCACCACTACAACTGGCACCGTCCCCATATGGCGATCGGCGGCCAGCCACCTATCTCAAGAGTACGGCTGAACAACGTAGTGGGTTTACACAACTAA
- a CDS encoding siderophore-interacting protein, whose product MTEHNNTRLRLDVRFRELTVLRTEEVTPHMRRIVLGGAELAGFDSPGADDHIKLFFPNASGEMVLPVVTAEGRSYPAGKEPSPARDYTPRWWDHETGELAIDFVLHDQGIAGPWAEQAKADDTLVIGGPRGSFVVADSYDAYVLIGDETALPAIARWLDVLPEDAEVQAFIEVSDEAERQDLPQYENVRIHWLERNGFPAASSTLLEDMLTDFEAPDGDVFYWIATESRRARMMRKFIEGHLGVPRDWIRSTGYWKAHPDETDGD is encoded by the coding sequence ATGACCGAACACAACAACACGCGCCTGCGCCTGGATGTGCGCTTCCGTGAACTGACCGTGCTGCGCACCGAAGAGGTCACCCCGCACATGCGCCGCATCGTGCTGGGTGGCGCCGAGCTGGCCGGTTTCGATTCGCCCGGCGCTGACGACCACATCAAGCTGTTCTTCCCCAATGCCAGCGGCGAGATGGTGCTGCCGGTGGTCACTGCCGAAGGCCGCAGCTATCCGGCCGGCAAGGAGCCCTCACCGGCCCGCGACTACACCCCCCGCTGGTGGGACCATGAAACCGGCGAGCTGGCCATCGACTTCGTGCTGCACGACCAGGGCATTGCCGGGCCGTGGGCCGAGCAGGCCAAGGCCGACGACACGCTGGTGATCGGCGGCCCGCGCGGCTCGTTCGTGGTGGCCGACAGCTACGACGCCTATGTGCTGATCGGCGATGAAACCGCGCTGCCGGCCATCGCCCGCTGGCTGGACGTGCTGCCGGAGGATGCCGAGGTGCAGGCCTTCATCGAAGTAAGCGATGAAGCCGAACGCCAGGACCTGCCGCAGTACGAGAACGTGCGTATCCACTGGCTGGAGCGCAATGGCTTCCCGGCAGCGAGCAGCACGCTGCTGGAAGACATGCTGACCGACTTCGAGGCACCGGACGGCGATGTCTTCTACTGGATCGCCACCGAATCGCGCCGCGCACGGATGATGCGCAAGTTCATCGAAGGCCACCTGGGCGTGCCGCGCGACTGGATCCGTTCCACCGGCTACTGGAAAGCCCACCCGGACGAAACCGACGGCGATTGA
- a CDS encoding PadR family transcriptional regulator, whose amino-acid sequence MSRTASPRARSTNPEVPRRNGQPRVLSRGDLRLLVLALIGEQPRHGYELMQLISNQFMQAYTPSAGTMYPLLASFEQAGWIEAEEVDGKRIFRITAAGEFELKVQRTQVRLAQRRAFDRAREITKASLPPPLAGALREFKRALVHHHGRWAEGEAEEVAALLTRASALLNGAAGSESQAFSTTQPD is encoded by the coding sequence ATGAGCCGTACCGCTTCTCCCAGAGCCCGTTCCACCAATCCGGAAGTACCACGCCGCAACGGCCAGCCGCGGGTGCTCAGCCGCGGCGACCTGCGCCTGCTGGTGCTGGCCCTGATCGGCGAGCAGCCGCGCCACGGCTACGAGCTGATGCAGCTGATCAGCAACCAGTTCATGCAGGCCTACACGCCCAGCGCCGGCACCATGTACCCGCTGCTGGCCAGCTTCGAGCAGGCCGGCTGGATCGAGGCCGAGGAAGTGGACGGCAAGCGGATCTTCCGCATCACCGCCGCCGGCGAGTTCGAGCTGAAGGTGCAGCGCACCCAGGTGCGCCTGGCGCAGCGACGTGCCTTTGACCGTGCCCGCGAGATCACCAAGGCCTCGCTGCCGCCGCCGCTGGCCGGCGCCCTGCGCGAGTTCAAGCGGGCGCTGGTGCATCACCACGGCCGCTGGGCCGAGGGCGAGGCAGAAGAAGTAGCGGCGCTGCTGACGCGGGCGTCCGCGCTGCTCAACGGTGCGGCCGGTAGCGAGAGCCAAGCCTTTTCAACGACCCAGCCAGACTGA
- the aceE gene encoding pyruvate dehydrogenase (acetyl-transferring), homodimeric type: MNWLNEVLNNDPNPVETQEWIESLKAVIDVEGSERAHQLLEGMVELTRRSGAYLPFSPTTEYVNTIEPQLEAKSPGNAELEWRIRSIIRWNAMATVVRANRKPGDLGGHIASFASGATLYDVGFNHFWRAPSENHPGDLLFIQGHSAPGIYARSFLEGRISEEQLDKFRMEVDGGGLSSYPHPWLMPEYWQTPTVSMGLGPLAAIYQAQFMRYLENRGLIEKSDRKVWCFIGDGESDEPETLGAIALAGREGLDNLIFVVNCNLQRLDGPVRGNGKIIQELEGVFRGGGWNVIKLLWGGYWDALLAKDSDGVLKKLMMETVDGEYQNCKAFGGAYTREHFFGKYPETAAMVAGLSDDDIWRLNRGGHDPHKVYAAYHQAVNTKGMPTVILAKTVKGYGMGSAGEALNPTHQTKKLDDEAVRHFRDRFNIPVTDAQLADGQVPFYHPGPDSPEVQYLQERRAALGGYLPQRRRKADKTFVAPKLEAYERLLKSSGERSYSTTMAFVQSLNITLRDKELGPHIVPIVADEARTFGMEGLFRQIGIYAPFGQKYKPVDADQLMFYREDQSGQVLQQGISEPGAISSWMAAGTSYSVSNVPMLPFYIYYSMFGFQRVGDIAWQAADMRTRGFLLGGTAGRTTLNGEGLQHEDGFSHLVAGGIPNVRSYDPTFGFEVTVVLQHGTKRMMEDQVDEYYYVTLMNENYTHPEMPEGAAEGIVKGMYLLTDAGKPKKGELRVQLLGSGTILREAIAAAELLDKDFGVTADIWSCPSFNELRRDGFDVERANRLHPEGEQRKAYVTELLEGRQGPAIAATDYVRAYADQIRAFVPMSYTVLGTDGFGRSDTRANLRRFFEVDRYYIAHAAIAALAKEGKMTAKDVARAIKQYKIDPEKANPVGV; this comes from the coding sequence ATGAACTGGTTGAACGAGGTGCTGAACAACGACCCGAATCCTGTGGAAACCCAGGAGTGGATCGAGTCGTTGAAGGCCGTTATTGATGTCGAGGGCTCCGAGCGCGCGCATCAGCTGCTGGAAGGCATGGTGGAACTGACCCGTCGTTCGGGCGCCTACCTGCCGTTCTCTCCCACCACCGAATACGTCAACACCATCGAGCCGCAGCTCGAGGCCAAGAGCCCGGGCAATGCCGAGTTGGAATGGCGCATCCGTTCGATCATCCGCTGGAACGCGATGGCCACCGTGGTCCGCGCCAACCGCAAGCCGGGTGACCTGGGCGGCCACATCGCCTCGTTCGCCTCCGGCGCCACCCTGTACGACGTGGGCTTCAACCACTTCTGGCGCGCCCCGAGCGAAAACCACCCGGGCGACCTGCTGTTCATCCAGGGCCACAGCGCCCCGGGCATCTACGCGCGTTCCTTCCTGGAAGGCCGCATCAGCGAAGAGCAGCTGGACAAGTTCCGCATGGAAGTGGACGGCGGTGGCCTGTCCTCGTACCCGCACCCGTGGCTGATGCCGGAATACTGGCAGACCCCGACCGTGTCGATGGGCCTGGGCCCGCTGGCCGCCATCTACCAGGCGCAGTTCATGCGCTACCTGGAAAACCGTGGCCTGATCGAGAAGTCCGACCGCAAGGTGTGGTGCTTCATTGGCGACGGCGAGAGCGACGAGCCGGAAACCCTGGGTGCCATCGCCCTGGCCGGCCGTGAAGGCCTGGACAACCTGATCTTCGTGGTGAACTGCAACCTGCAGCGCCTGGACGGCCCGGTACGCGGCAACGGCAAGATCATCCAGGAACTGGAAGGCGTGTTCCGTGGCGGCGGCTGGAACGTGATCAAGCTGCTGTGGGGCGGTTACTGGGATGCCCTGCTGGCCAAGGACAGCGACGGCGTCCTGAAGAAGCTGATGATGGAAACCGTCGACGGCGAATACCAGAACTGCAAGGCCTTCGGCGGCGCGTATACCCGCGAGCATTTCTTCGGCAAGTACCCGGAAACCGCTGCGATGGTTGCCGGCCTGAGCGACGACGACATCTGGCGCCTGAACCGTGGTGGCCACGACCCGCACAAGGTGTACGCCGCCTACCACCAGGCCGTGAACACCAAGGGCATGCCGACCGTCATCCTGGCCAAGACCGTGAAGGGTTACGGCATGGGCAGCGCCGGTGAGGCACTGAACCCGACCCACCAGACCAAGAAGCTGGACGACGAAGCGGTGCGCCACTTCCGCGACCGCTTCAACATTCCGGTGACCGACGCGCAGCTGGCCGACGGCCAGGTGCCGTTCTACCACCCGGGCCCGGATTCGCCGGAAGTGCAGTACCTGCAGGAACGCCGTGCCGCGCTGGGCGGTTACCTGCCGCAGCGCCGCCGCAAGGCCGACAAGACCTTCGTGGCACCGAAGCTGGAAGCCTACGAGCGCCTGCTGAAGAGCAGCGGCGAGCGCAGCTACTCCACCACCATGGCCTTCGTGCAGAGCCTGAACATCACCCTGCGTGACAAGGAACTGGGCCCGCACATCGTGCCGATCGTGGCCGACGAAGCGCGTACCTTCGGTATGGAAGGCCTGTTCCGCCAGATCGGCATCTACGCGCCGTTCGGCCAGAAGTACAAGCCGGTGGACGCCGACCAGCTGATGTTCTACCGCGAAGACCAGAGCGGGCAGGTGCTGCAGCAGGGCATCAGCGAGCCGGGCGCGATCAGCTCGTGGATGGCGGCCGGTACCAGCTACTCGGTCAGCAACGTGCCGATGCTGCCGTTCTACATCTACTACTCGATGTTCGGCTTCCAGCGCGTGGGCGACATCGCCTGGCAGGCCGCCGACATGCGTACCCGCGGCTTCCTGCTGGGTGGCACCGCCGGCCGCACCACGCTGAACGGTGAAGGCCTGCAGCACGAAGATGGCTTCAGCCATCTGGTGGCCGGTGGCATCCCGAACGTGCGCAGCTACGACCCGACCTTCGGCTTCGAAGTGACCGTGGTACTGCAGCACGGCACCAAGCGCATGATGGAAGACCAGGTGGACGAGTATTACTACGTCACCCTGATGAACGAGAACTACACCCACCCGGAAATGCCGGAAGGTGCGGCTGAAGGCATCGTCAAGGGCATGTACCTGCTGACCGACGCCGGCAAGCCGAAGAAGGGCGAGCTGCGCGTGCAGCTGCTGGGCTCGGGCACCATCCTGCGCGAAGCCATTGCCGCCGCCGAGCTGCTGGACAAGGACTTCGGCGTGACCGCCGACATCTGGAGCTGCCCGAGCTTCAACGAACTGCGTCGCGATGGTTTCGACGTGGAACGTGCCAACCGCCTGCATCCGGAAGGTGAGCAGCGCAAGGCCTACGTGACCGAGCTGCTGGAAGGCCGCCAGGGCCCGGCGATTGCCGCCACCGACTACGTGCGTGCGTATGCGGACCAGATCCGTGCGTTCGTGCCGATGTCGTACACCGTGCTGGGTACCGATGGCTTCGGCCGTTCGGATACGCGTGCGAACCTGCGTCGGTTCTTCGAGGTGGATCGCTACTACATCGCCCATGCCGCGATTGCGGCGCTGGCGAAGGAAGGGAAGATGACCGCGAAGGATGTGGCCCGGGCGATCAAGCAGTACAAGATTGATCCGGAGAAGGCTAACCCTGTTGGGGTTTGA